From the genome of Chelonoidis abingdonii isolate Lonesome George chromosome 13, CheloAbing_2.0, whole genome shotgun sequence:
CTACAAAGGGATGTTATGAAAAGAAGATCGTAAAGCTCCAGGATCAAAGCTGAAAGGACAAGCTGTCCCAATAACAATGAAAAGTGCTAGACTTTCTAAAGATCTAGCAGCACtgaatgtttattattttaaatgaaatgtacatttaatcttttttttttatcaaagtgCTAAATCCGACCACTTTAATTTACAAAAAACTCACTTTAAGCTATACTCATACCTCGTTATTTATGTTGGACAAATATAATTACAAATACCTACCTACCTCTATTCaatagtaaaacaagtttaatattactgttttttttaaaaagtaccacTCATAACACATAGGAACAAACCAAAATGACCTGCCATCCTCACATCAGCTTATTGAGCaatcacaggtttttttttttcctgtttatttttccCTAGAACAACCTAAGTCAAAGGCAACTAGCCACAAGGTGTATTTTTGTCATCTGTTCAAATGCTACGACTCCTCCCTTGGTCAGATCTCACAGTGCGTATTATTTTTAAGCAGGTTTCTGGCACATCAGATCAGGTTAAGTTATTTTCTTGATTGTTCACCGGGCTCCCTTTCCAATAGTATCTGAGTGTTAACTGCAGTCAAAAGAATAAGTCatgacacattttttttctgtgaagaaaaaaaaaatatccacctttCTTCCCCCCTCTGTCTTGGAAGAAATCTCACTGTCTGTAAGTTTGTGAAAAGACAGATACTAACAATTCCAAAGATGCTCCTAGAGTCTCTCAATCCAACCTATTTTCATTCCAATCCAGTCAAAAACTTCCTGCAGTCTGACTTATCAATAAATAGTCAAATTGACTTACAAGGGAGCTCTCTTCTGTTCATGGTTTTCCTGGTAGTCTCTAACCAAACAAGCTTCTCTGATTCGCCACAAGTGCTGTCTGACTCTCCCGCCTTTTGGCTTTCTTGTGCTGTTGCCTGATTTTCCAGCACAAGGCGCTAGAAGCCAGCAAGAGGAGTCCAGATGACAAGAGGACCAGTCCGAACACTGAGATGATTGAGCCGTGGGAATTGAAGCTGTACGCCACAGCGGTGACCACCACTCCAGCTATAAGAATGACCACGCCAAAGGGGATAGTGCAACGGTAACAGGACAGCTCCGCTCCTCCGGTTGCTGCAGTCAGCTGGCACTCACTGACTAAAGGGACAGTGGTTACCACGCAGTCATTGTTATTGCTCTTCTCCATCGTTACAGGTTCAGGATGCTTTGGAGCTCCCAGAATCTCTTTAATGGGCTCGTCTGTCATCTTGTGCTTCTGGACTTTCTAGGCAAATTCTTAGGCTAGACCAGGTTCTGCTGAATATGCCTTACACTGTGGAAAGAAGATGCAAGCATTCAGCTGATAAGTCTTTAACTATTATGCACATTTATGGAACACAGAAAGGTCCCAGTCCGGatcagggcccagttgtgctAGAGGCTGCACAAACATAGCATCTTTGAGTGTGCAAAGATTTATGTCTGGGCTTAACTTTCAGCATGAGTGTATTTCCTGTTGATTGCAGTGGACTGGAGTTGATTTGAAACGGAGCTACTCCGAGgcctgaagttaagcacatgcataagtctttgaaGGAACTGAGCCACAAAGCTAGACAAAAGCTTGCCCTGAAGGGTCTTGGGCCAAATCTTGTTGTCAGCTACATCTGTACAACCTAAAGTCAATGAGCTGGTGGAAAATAGGTGCGACTTCttagacttcagtggaattgcacctGCTTATGTTATGGAATTTGGCACAGTGAGTTTGCTTGTgtgagagagcagaatttggctaatcttgtcacatttttaatatataggcaTTGCTCATCACTACGGCATCTACATTTAGGCCCCGATCCTGGAAAGGCTCAAGCACCCATTTAACTCAAAGCTtctgaatagtcccactgagttcaataagGCTAGTCATctacttaaagttaggcacattaGTAAGTCTTGAAGGCTTGGGGCTTTAAAAGAAGGGGGAGGGTCTGATGCATTTTCACCCAAAGTACATGAACCAGCTaggcagtttaaaataaaaatataaactagCAAACAGTAATATAACAGCTTGATCCTGGGAGAtaattgttataaaaataaaaaaaaaaaaatcagctcttccttctattattttatttatacatataaataaaaccAGGAAGCTTTTTACAATAAGTCTCATCTCTATTAATTGTTTATAAGTTATTAGATTCCACATCCTTTGTACTTTTCTTGAGTCTTTCTTCTCAATTCTTAAATAGCACATCACTGACTCTAGATCACCGGATATCACCTGTCAGTAGGGAATATGTCAAATAAGCAATACTACGTATTTATTTAGTTTCATAACAGTGTTGCAACTTCCATAACTGTACTTAACTCGCATTCCTCCTGAGAGATTGCATGGGTATTGCCTCTCGGAATCATTTTATTACAGCTTCTTTGAAAGCAAATCATGACAAGCATAaaaaggggccagattctgccccctttactcacactgagtaataACTGAGTAGCCCCATTGAGCTAAGTAAgaatttgcagaatcagggcctagatGCAGACAGGAAGTCAGTAAACAGTGATACCATCTATCAATTTTTAATGGGAACTGGACATCCAAATCCCTAGGCGCCACTGAAAATCTCAACCTAAATATATCTACAGTATAAATGCACAGTTTTGATCAAACTTATTTTGACAGTTCTAATATCGATTTCAATTTCCAGTCTTGGGTTGGAAGATAAGTTTGAAGCTGTCCATGAAGTGAATGACTAATTCAGAGAATAAACTTTTCATTCGATAgatcaaatattttactttttggttcatttaaaaaaaaaagttctttcttTTAGACTCTGCCACAGACAACAAGTAGAACTGCTTGTGTGAGTAACATTCAGTGCATGTGTAAACTGGTACATGCTCAGGGCCTCAAATATTTAAACGcatctgggattttcaaaagaaaataatgaaattatttGTCCAAATGGGATTTGAGCACCTAACTCCTACAGGCTCAGTTGAAAATCCTGGGCTGTGGGCTCTCTGGAGCAGGAACTGCCCTTGATTTATATCTGCATGAGACCTAGCATAACAAGGCTCTCAGCTCATCCTTGATCGGGGTTCCTAGACACTACGGCCATGCAGTAACATGCAGGGTACCCAGCACTGTGGAATCCAAGTGCTGGGAAATACCAAcagttgctttattttaaatgattctaACTCTCTCCTTTCATCCAGACTCTCTcaacaccccaaatccctgcttgTTTTGTCTATTTGACAGCTCACATTTCTCACCCTGAGGCTGGGTCTGTCCCCTATTGGCACTGAACAATAAGCTGTCTCTCAAGTTAAGGATTATTTAGAGAAAGGGGTTTGCACTGAATGTTTCTAAAAACCTACAAATGCGCCTGTATTGGGATGGGCTCATTCTAGGCCCTAATCTTCCCGCTTCAATACATCAAGCCTGGGATTGTTAAAGGGATTTAAgttcccactgaatttcaaactcccttaggcttctttgaaaactCCAGCCTAAAGCTGTTAAACTGCCCAATTGACCACTACAGCAATCCTTAATGGGACACACTTTGGCTGCATCTACACTTGCAGCaaaggggtgtgattcccagctcccaTAGAcacactcatgctagctctcattgagtgAGTCCGCCAAAAaaagtgtagccacagtagcatgggcagcagtgaCACGGGctagcagcctcccagtgacaaACCTGCTTGGATCCCCTGGCTAGGTACGTGAGGCTGCCGCTCACCAGCGATCATGCTACTGCGGCTACATACTATTCACAGTGCACTAGCTCGATGGGAGCTAGCACATACCCCCACCTCacaatcacacccccagcttcaAGCAAAGAAGTAGCCTTAGAGGACTCCAGACATTGCAATAAATCTGGAGTTAAAGTGTGCCCCAATTAATAATGAATTGCATGGCATGTACGCAGGCATTTGCAGACTGTAAGTACCCTGGGTACACATGCCCCTTCTTTGTTTAATGAACATATAGTTTCAGGCCTCACACCTGTCCCTGTGTGCCCCCTGCCAGTTTTGGTGGGTTAACAATCAGATTTGCCTGTTTCAATTACAATGTGTTTTCTTTCCTGAGCCCATGTGGCAAAACCCTGCAGGGCAGAAGGGTGTGCATGTAGTGAGCACGGCTTGGGCTGATCCCCATTGACATCCACAGACTTCCACACAGTCTTTCTGGCCATTCAGGTGCATCTGACTAGACAACATCTGGGACTGTCAAAGGAGGCCATCGGAGTTTGGTGTGGACATTCAATTTCAAGTTGGTGCTTGGGCAAGGACAAGCTGAAGCGATGGAGGAAAAACACCCACTATTTCCTTGAATCGCTTTGCTGTAAGATTCCTAGTGATCAGAAGTTCCAAACTGGGGGGTCAGGCACAGCTTCAGGGGTAGCCGAGTTATTACTGGGAGGGGTATGAGTGTCGCAGCCTCGCAGCCGCCCAATGGTTGCTTCCACATCCTATAATGGGTATATTAAATAAAAACCTCTCTTATATATATTGTTAAAGGTAGTGGGGGGTCACGCACAACTCAGAGGctcttgctatgtgaaagggttcaCCCAATACAAAAGTTGCAGAACGAGTGTCTTCAGTGTTACTAAAAATTTTGCCGAGCGAAAAGCTTCCTGGGTTCGGAGTTCCTGTTGCTCAAGGCCTGGTGAGCGTGTGTACTCGGTGTAAAGAGTGTAAGTGCACCGGGAGTCAGGAATGGTGCAGTTGTATAAATTCATAAACTGAAGAACGTTGCTAGTCTGCACAGCCGTAGCTTGCACATCCTGATGATGCGGCAAAGACAGCACGCGAGCCCATTTTAATGGCCACACTTGGAGCTGAATGGGACCCGGCATGCACTTACAAAATAGCCCTAGCCCTGCCTGGCGCGCTCTCCTGCTGGCCCTCCCACATTCGCACCACGGGGCAGGAGAGAAAGCATAGCCTGCGGCATCGAGACGGGTGCGGCCAAATGGCAtacagcaagctgccggccctcccctgccttccaccTTCCCTGGAGCCATGCCGCCATGTGAGCGCTCTGGGGGTGGCAGCGTGCACGAGGGCAAGCATTTGGCTCCGCAGGGAGGCGGACTACGCTCCCTGTAACTGGAGGGGCAAGACTGTGTCGCTTCGTGGAGCAGATATCTAGCTCCGGTGGAGCCAtggtaaggggccagggctggggggggggtttggATAAGGGGATGGGAGGCGTAAGATCGGTAGGCTGGAGGATGGGGCAGTGGATCGATGCGTCTAGGgtttgtgagggggagggggtgaataggggtcagggcactCAGGAGACTGGGAGCAAGTAAGGTCCTTGCAGGGGGGAGTTGGTTGGGGGGTTTCTGAAGGGTGGTGCGTATGAGTTGGGGttctggggggctgtcaggaggcaggggtgtgagAAAGGGGCTggcggcaggcagggagctggggggttggatgggttgggagttcgggggtcctgtcagggggcgggagtggttggataggcatggaagtccgggggtctggctgggaaCGGGTGTGGATAGGGTCGGGCAGTCAGGGGCAAGTAGGAGAATAGAGTACAGTTTGGGGATccaggaacagggaggcttagataggggttgGGTCCAGGCggaggggtagtcaggggacaaggagccatACGGGTTGACAGTTTTTAGGAGACAGTCACCCAGCCTCTCCCCTGAGCCCggccccccctacacacaccacccctctgccctgagcaccacACCCCCCCCAGCCGTGCCCTGAGCCCGTACCtaccctcatacatacccagccctctgcttgactccttcatccctcctccaccccgcaaccctagccctgactggTACCCCACCCATCACCCAGCCGGCCTCTGCCCTGACACGTACACCCCCGCACATACCCGCCCAGCGCCTGACTCCAGCCTTCTGGGTCCTGGCGCAGTAGTCCACACAAGCCCGCTGCTGGTGGTTCGTGGGCTGAgcagacccttgccagccgggtcctggccgcaggccccgctcagcccgctggcCGGCCTacggtgaacagaaccccagaccagcagcgggctgagtgggccggcaaggtaatgcaacattttaaatttcatttaatgagcttcttaaacattttgaaaaccctgtttattttacaatacaacactagtttagttatataatatataggcatagagagagagacctaaaaacgttaaaatgtattaccagcacgcgaaaccttaaattagagtgaataaatgaagactcggcacaccgcttctgaaaggttgccgacccatgCACtacaggaggggtggggcaatGGAGAACACAACTCAGAATGCTGTTTTTTAGCTTTGCTAGTGGGTCAAAACCTTTGTGTTATTTTAACTCCATTTCTCTTGTCTTAAACTTCCCAGACATTATAAAAAGACATTATTTACCACATCTCCCACAATAATGATTTAGCACATTTGGACTTTATCCATAGCTCACTGACGACAGCAGGGAAGTTCCCATTCACTTAAACAAGTTTATTATGGGCCTGATCGAAAAGCCTGTTGATTTTCCAAAACATTCATTGTACCTCTCCTTTAGATGTCTGTTGCTGACTACCTAGAGTCTGTCCCTCTGCTTCCACCAGTCTATTATGTACATTCCTAATAAGCATTGTATCACCTTGGTGTATAGTCTCAAACTTCACAAAGTTAGGACAAATATATGCATACTAAAAATATTATGGGAAGAAGCTAACTTCCCTGCTCAGTAAGCAATCTGTGTTAAATAACAAAAATGAACAACATGAAACATAAAATTCTCCTAAAAAAAAAGTACCAAAATCACCTACAGCCTGACCCTGACCCCGACCCCATCCAACTCTCTGGCAAAACTCGTATCCTTTTGACTTCAAAGGGGGGAAGGATACGTCTCTACATTAGAGTGTAAGTTCACAAATATTCATTTACAAAAATATGCTAAGCCACCTTGAGTTactggaaagaaagaaataaactCTTCCAAATACATGTAGTAAACGTACACACTCCTGGAaaacaagggccagatcctcagcatgtGTAAAGTGATGAAGATCAAGTGAAGTCAATTCTGATTGCCATCACCTGGGCAACATGGTTATAAAGTAGGAACTTCTAGGAAGGGCACACTAACAATACCAACAGGATTATGCCATTTAGTTTGCTTTTAG
Proteins encoded in this window:
- the TMEM100 gene encoding transmembrane protein 100; this translates as MTDEPIKEILGAPKHPEPVTMEKSNNNDCVVTTVPLVSECQLTAATGGAELSCYRCTIPFGVVILIAGVVVTAVAYSFNSHGSIISVFGLVLLSSGLLLLASSALCWKIRQQHKKAKRRESQTALVANQRSLFG